The DNA window CATCCGTCCGGCTCCGTCACGGTGGTGGGCACGGACGCGCACAACGAGGTGCGCTTCGAGCCCAACGTCAACGGGCGCTTCCTGCGCGTGTTGATGGCGATGGTGGACCCGAACAATCCGGCCTCGCCCGTCGTGCATGACCTCAATCCGCACCTGACCTACGCCACGCCCACCGTACCGCAGGCGGTGCGGAACCAGTCGGTGGGAGATCCGCGTGGAGTCGTCTGGAATTCGAGCGGCACGCGCGCCTTCGTGACGGGCATGGGCTCCAACAACGTGGTGGCGATGGGGCCGGGTGGAACTCGGCTGGGACAGGTGACGGTGGGCGAGGGCCCCACGGGCATCGTCCACGACGCCGCGCGAGACAGGCTCTACGTGCTCAACCGCTTCGGCGGGAGCATCTCCGTCGTGAACGCGGGCTGGCTGTGGGAAATCTCACGCATCAGCTTCTTCGACCCGACGCCGGCCGCCATCAAGGTGGGCCGCAAGCACCTCTACGACACCCACAAGACGTCGGGCCTGGGCCACATCTCATGCGCGTCGTGCCACGTGGACGCGCGCATGGACAAGCTCGCGTGGGATTTGGGCGACCCGTCCGGCACGGTGAAGGCGCTGACGGGACAGAACCTGGGCATGGGGCTGGGCCTGCCGCCGTTCGAGCCGTGGCACCCGATGAAGGGGCCCATGACGACGCAGACGCTCCAGGACATCATCGGCAAGGAGCCGCTGCACTGGCGCGGTGACCGCGCGAGCCTGGAGGAGTTCAACCCCGCGTTCGAGGGGCTCCAGGGCGATGACACGCAGCTCACGACGCCGGAGATGAACGAGCTGCGCTCCTTCCTCGCGACGCTGTCCTTCCCGCCCAACCCGTTCCGCAACCTGGACAACTCGCTGCCGTCGAACCTGCCGCTGCCAGGCCACTACACGACGGGCCGCTTCGCTCCGGAGGGGCAGCCGCTGGCGAATGGTGACGCGACGCGGGGCCTGGCGCTGTTCCGTCCGCCGAACCTGCTCGCGCAGCAGCTCTTCGCGTGCAACACGTGCCACACCTTCCCGTCGGGCGTGGGCACGAACAGCCAGTGGAGCGGCACCGCGTGGGTCCCGATGCCCACGGGGCCGCTGGGTGAGTCGCACCATGCGCTCGTGTCCACGGATGGCAGCACCAACGTCTCGTTGAAGGTGCCGCAGCTTCGCAACCTCTACGAGAAGGTGGGCCTGGAGCTGAGCCAGTTGGAGAGCCTCACGGGCTTCTCGTTCATCCATGACGGCAGCGTGGACTCGCTGGCGCGCTTCGTCACCGAGCCCCCGTTCCACCCGTCGAGCGACCAGGACGTGGCGGACCTCGTGGCGCTGCTGTTGTCCTTCGCGGGTGGAGACCTGCCGCTCGGCTCACCTTCGGACCCGCTCCTGCCTCCGGGGCCCGCGAGCAAGGACTCGCATGCGGCGGTGGGTCAGCAGTTGACGATTGTCTCGTCGACGCCCGCTCAGCTCGCCCGGTTGGCGCAGTTCATGTCGCTGGCGAACGCGGGCAAGGTGGGGGTGGTGGTGAAGGGCATCCGCGCTGGCGAGACGCGAGGCTTCACGTACGTGGGCAGTGGCACGTTCCAGTCGGACCGGGCCGTGGAGACGGTGAGCGGGACGCAGCTGCTCGCGGGGGCCGGGCCGGGCGCGGAGCTGACGTACACGGTGGTGCCCAAGGGCTCCGAGATGCGCATCGGCGTGGACGAGGATGAAGACGGCATCCTGGATGGCGATGAGCTGAGCTCGGCCCTGCGGCCGGAGCGGCTGAGCGACTGGTGGCGCCGCTTCAGCCGTCAGGCGGCTCGACAGTAGCGGGGGCGTGTGCGGCCTCGGGAGATGCGCTCTTCCGAGGCCGCGGTCCTTCAGGGCGTGGTGGGCCAGAGGACGCGCGGCTCGGCGTCGCCTTCGGCCAGGAGCACGGAGGCGCCCTCGAGGAGGTCCTCGGACTCGAGGGCCGTCACCACGGCGCGCACGGCGGCTTCGGTGTGCATCACCTGGCAGTAGATGCGCAGGTGGCCGTCTCGCATCTCTCCGCCTTCGACGTCGCCGTTGCCCGTCCAGCCGAGGGCGTCGGTGAGGAGCTCCTCCACGGCGACGCGCTTCTCCACGTCGTGGCCGGTGCCCTTGCCCTCGATGGGGTACTGGACGAGGAGGGTGGCCATGGCGTCGAGCTCGGGCTCGTCATAGCCGTCCTCGATGAGCGGGCCGGCGGCGTCGGCGATGGCGAAGTCGGGGTCCTCGTCCGGGGGGACGGGCGCTTCCTTCTGTTCGCCGACTTCGCCCACGGTGCCCCAGTGTGTGGTGAGCACCCCTTCGTGAACCCAGACCTCCCAGTAGCGGAGGCTGTCGCCTTCCTTCTTGTAGAGCTTCAGCACGCGGCGTTTTCCATTCGGAGGGCGCCCTCCATAGCACAGAGGCCGGGCGGTGCCCTCAGAAGGCGCGGCCCTGGCCGCCGTCCACGGGAAGGGTGGCCCCGGTGACCCAACGGGCACGCTCCGAGCAGAGGAAGGCCACCACGTCCGCCACCTCCTCGGGCGAGCCGAAGCGGCCCCAGGGCAGCTCGTCCCGGACCAGCTTCGCGACCTTCTCGGGGTCGGCCTTCTGGCGTTTGTCCCAGCTTCCGCCGGGGAAGAGGATGGAGCCGGGGGCGACGCCGTTGACGCGGATGCGGTGGGGGGCGAGGTCCACGGCCATCTCCTTGGTGAGGGCGGTGAGGCCCGCCTTGGCGGTGGTGTAGGGCGCGCTGGTGGCGTACTCGCGGCCGTAGATGGAGTTGATGTGGATGATGGTGCCGCTGCCCTGGGCGCGCATGATTTCCACGGCGCGCTGGCTGCACCACACGGCGGACATGAGGTTGCGGTCGAGCACGGCGGTCCACTGCTCGGTGGTGGCGGTGTGGAAGGCGCCGGCGCCGCCGCTGCCGCCCACGTTGTTGACGAGGATGTCCAGGGCGCCGAAGGCACGCACGGCCGCGTCGACGGCGGCGCGGGCACCTTCGAGGGTGGCCACGTCCGCGACGACGGTGGCGATGTCGGCGCCAGTGGCGCGCAGCTCCCGCGCGGTTTCTTCCAGGGCCTCCGCGCCGCGAGCGCTCAGGCATACGCGAGCGCCTTCGCGGGCGAGGGCGGCGGCGGTGGCGCGGCCGATGCCTCGGCTGCTGCCGGTGATGAGCGCGGATTTGCCTTGGAGCTCCAGGTCCATGGAGCACGTTCTACTGCGTCAGGAGGGCGGCGGGGTGGGGGGATGTTGTCCGCTCAACGGAGTGGGATTGGGGCGGTGGGGTGGGAGGTCGGTTCACGGTTCCGCCGTTTTCTAGAGTCGAGGCTCATGGCTGCTCCTGCTTCCGTGCCTTCGTCCGCCGAGGTCGTTCCCGTCGAGGGACGCCCCGAGCCCGTGGCACCTCTGTCCATCTCCATGCCACCTCGTGTGGAGGTGATCTTCCCGGAGGAAGGCGCCGCGAATGGAGAAGAGCCACGATGGGTCAAGGAGGCACTGGCTCCGGTGAAGCTGGTGCTGAATACAGCGTGGCAGTTCGCGCGAGGCCCTGGGCGCTTCGCCGAGCGATGGGCTCGGGGAGGCTGGGATGAGGTCATGGGTCCGCTGCCCTACGTGAGCGTGGCCGCGGCGCTGGTCGTCCTCGCCATGCGCATCATGAAG is part of the Myxococcus landrumus genome and encodes:
- a CDS encoding SDR family NAD(P)-dependent oxidoreductase encodes the protein MDLELQGKSALITGSSRGIGRATAAALAREGARVCLSARGAEALEETARELRATGADIATVVADVATLEGARAAVDAAVRAFGALDILVNNVGGSGGAGAFHTATTEQWTAVLDRNLMSAVWCSQRAVEIMRAQGSGTIIHINSIYGREYATSAPYTTAKAGLTALTKEMAVDLAPHRIRVNGVAPGSILFPGGSWDKRQKADPEKVAKLVRDELPWGRFGSPEEVADVVAFLCSERARWVTGATLPVDGGQGRAF